Proteins encoded by one window of Bubalus bubalis isolate 160015118507 breed Murrah chromosome 4, NDDB_SH_1, whole genome shotgun sequence:
- the LOC102404394 gene encoding olfactory receptor 6C2-like: MRNHTAITTFIFLGLTDDPKLQVLLFVFLFLTYMLSVAGNLIIITLTLLDSHLKTPMYYFLRNFSFLEVSFTTVCIPRFLYSMATGDNTVTYNACATQLFFVVLLAATEFFLLAAMSYDRYMAICKPLHYTTIMNNRVCTALVLCCWLAGLLIILPPLGMGLQLEFCDSNVIDHFVCDTSPILQITCSDTVLIERIALSFAVLTLIFTLLCVVLSYTYIIKTILRFPSAQQRQKAFSTCSSHIIVVSITYGSCIFIYIKPSAKEGVAINKVVSVLTTSVAPLLNPFIYTLRNKQVKEAFKDTIKQVVFLTKK, from the coding sequence ATGAGAAATCATACAGCAATAACAACATTCATCTTCCTGGGACTGACAGATGACCCAAAACTACAAGTTctgctttttgtatttttgtttctcaCCTACATGTTGAGTGTGGCTGGGAACCTCATCATTATCACCCTCACACTTTTGGATTCCCATCTCAAAACGCCCATGTATTATTTCCTCcgaaatttctctttcttagaaGTCTCATTCACCACGGTCTGTATTCCCAGATTCCTGTATTCTATGGCAACTGGAGATAATACTGTTACCTACAATGCTTGTGCCACccaattattttttgttgtccTCTTGGCAGCAACTGAATTTTTTCTCCTTGCAGCCATGTCTTATGACCGCTACATGGCCATTTGTAAACCCCTGCACTACACCACTATCATGAACAACAGAGTCTGCACTGCCCTCGTTCTCTGCTGTTGGTTGGCTGGCCTGTTGATCATCCTCCCACCTCTTGGCATGGGCCTCCAGCTGGAATTCTGTGACTCGAATGTGATTGATCATTTTGTCTGTGATACatctcctattttacagataactTGCTCAGACACAGTCTTAATAGAGAGAATTGCTTTGAGTTTTGCTGTGCTGACACTCATTTTTACCTTACTGTGTGTGGTCCTCTCCTATACATACATCATCAAAACCATTCTAAGATTCCCTTCTGCCCAACAAAGGCAAAAGGCTTTTTCCACCTGTTCATCCCATATTATTGTGGTTTCCATCACCTATGGCAGCTGCATCTTCATCTACATCAAGCCTTCAGCAAAGGAAGGAGTGGCCATCAACAAAGTGGTGTCTGTGCTCACAACTTCGGTTGCCCCTTTGcttaatccattcatctacaCACTTCGAAACAAACAAGTGAAAGAGGCCTTTAAGGACACAATAAAACAAGTTGTATTTCTCACAAAGAAGTAA